One part of the Sphingobium yanoikuyae genome encodes these proteins:
- a CDS encoding energy transducer TonB family protein encodes MIFALMLGCVAFRWQRQPIIATASPPLVVTLQPLAAPPEPVEEVPEGPRQVERRQQKAQERLLPSPPDILLPRLAPLSPPTHDPVEPAQAVDPIPETMAPKSVPAPPARQASSRQDMTWEAALLAHLEKYRRYPATARNRREQGVTYVTFHMNRAGMVLSNRITRSSGSVLLDRAALETLKRAQPLPPIPADRSDPLELSVSVEFFINR; translated from the coding sequence ATGATATTCGCGCTGATGCTGGGCTGCGTCGCGTTCCGTTGGCAGCGGCAGCCCATCATTGCGACAGCCAGTCCGCCGCTGGTCGTAACCCTCCAGCCACTCGCCGCCCCGCCCGAGCCGGTGGAGGAAGTGCCTGAAGGGCCGAGACAGGTCGAGCGCCGGCAGCAAAAGGCGCAAGAGCGCCTTCTCCCGTCTCCGCCGGACATTCTCCTGCCCCGCCTGGCGCCATTGTCCCCGCCAACCCATGATCCGGTGGAACCTGCGCAGGCCGTCGATCCCATTCCAGAGACCATGGCGCCAAAATCCGTGCCGGCACCGCCCGCAAGGCAAGCGAGCAGCAGGCAGGACATGACATGGGAAGCCGCGCTGCTCGCCCATCTGGAAAAATATCGTCGCTATCCGGCCACAGCCAGAAATCGCAGGGAACAAGGCGTGACCTATGTCACCTTCCATATGAACCGGGCCGGGATGGTCCTGTCCAACAGGATCACGCGCTCATCGGGATCGGTCTTGCTCGACCGGGCAGCTTTGGAGACGCTCAAACGCGCGCAGCCTCTTCCCCCTATACCAGCGGACAGAAGCGATCCGCTCGAACTTTCGGTTTCCGTCGAGTTCTTTATCAACCGTTGA
- a CDS encoding YbaN family protein has translation MPALAEPPTPDLLRRGRGSRVAWLILGLLLVGIGFVGIFLPLLPTTDFMLLALPCFARSSPRLEAWLLDHPRFGPAIRAWRRDRAVPRHAKVMAGLGMAVGYAIFWLHVRPNWLVSLGVAAFLLFWIIWIARRREPEAGQ, from the coding sequence ATGCCCGCATTGGCTGAACCGCCCACGCCGGACCTGTTGCGACGCGGGCGTGGCTCCCGCGTCGCCTGGCTCATACTGGGCCTGCTGCTGGTCGGCATCGGCTTTGTCGGCATCTTCTTGCCGCTGCTGCCGACCACCGACTTCATGCTGCTGGCGCTGCCCTGTTTCGCACGCTCCTCTCCCCGGCTCGAGGCCTGGCTGCTGGACCATCCGCGCTTTGGACCAGCGATCCGTGCATGGCGGCGCGACCGGGCGGTTCCGCGTCATGCAAAGGTCATGGCCGGCCTGGGCATGGCTGTGGGCTATGCCATCTTCTGGCTGCATGTACGGCCCAACTGGCTCGTCTCGCTTGGGGTCGCCGCCTTCCTGCTTTTCTGGATCATATGGATCGCGCGGCGCCGGGAACCGGAAGCCGGGCAATGA
- a CDS encoding biliverdin-producing heme oxygenase, whose product MTAPTLELSRAQRLKERTRDTHQRLDTSIITAASFDTVEAYARFAMVQYLFHRDIEALYQDKNLQALLPGLAQRCRLGLIAADLADLGQSLPQADKAPAFPAGEAADVATALGWLYVAEGSNMGAALLRKEAAKIGLSDTHGARHLAPPPEGPAAHWRTFTAALNDVDLSAVQETHVVTGANAAFARVQALVDARIG is encoded by the coding sequence ATGACGGCACCGACACTCGAACTTTCCCGTGCGCAGAGACTGAAGGAGCGTACGCGCGACACCCATCAGAGGCTTGATACGTCGATCATCACCGCTGCGTCCTTCGATACGGTCGAAGCCTATGCCCGCTTCGCCATGGTCCAGTATCTTTTCCACCGCGATATCGAGGCGCTGTATCAGGATAAGAACCTCCAGGCACTGCTGCCCGGCCTTGCCCAGCGGTGCAGGCTCGGACTGATCGCGGCGGATCTGGCGGATCTGGGCCAATCGCTGCCGCAGGCTGACAAGGCACCGGCCTTTCCGGCAGGCGAGGCTGCGGATGTCGCTACGGCGCTCGGCTGGCTCTATGTCGCGGAAGGATCGAACATGGGGGCAGCCCTGCTGCGCAAGGAAGCCGCGAAGATCGGCCTGTCCGATACCCATGGCGCCCGTCATCTGGCGCCACCGCCTGAAGGCCCCGCTGCCCATTGGCGAACGTTCACGGCGGCTCTGAACGATGTGGACCTGTCGGCTGTTCAGGAGACCCACGTCGTGACTGGCGCCAACGCTGCCTTCGCCCGCGTACAGGCACTGGTCGATGCCCGCATTGGCTGA